The DNA segment CCGTGACGCAGCACGTTCGGGACGTTTGTTTGCCACCCATGAGGAGAAAACCCAATTCCTGACACGCGCTTTCGGCAATGTCGAATGGACTTTCGCCGATCAATGGATGTTGCACTCGGGCGCGATGTTTGAACACAACACGTTTGCCAGCAGCGGTTGGTCGCCGCGCGTTGCCTTGATCCATGAGATCGCGCCTGGACATTCGCTACGTGCCAGCGTCAGCAGCGCGCGGCGAACCCCCAGCATGTATGAAAAAATAAGCAACTACGGTTTCAGTTTCCCGCTGCCTCCGCTGCCGGGCCTCCCTGCCAGCATTTCATATCCCATTGTGGCGGATAGTGGCAAGGTGGACTCTGAACGGGTTCGCTCAGGAGAGCTTGGCTATGTGTTCAGCATTCCTGAAGCGGCGCTTGGCGGCGATGTGCGCTGGTTTTGCGATCGTTACACCGGCCTGATCTCGTTCCAGGGGCAGGTCAAGTTTGTCAAGGGCGGCGATGCGGTTAATCTGGACAAGGCCAAAACCACTGGCGTCGACCTGACCCTGCAATGGCAGCCGCTGACCGATACCCATGTTCGGCTCGCGGCGGCGCATACCGAAACCACCTCGGGCGATGATGGTAGCGAGTACAGTACCAGCGTGCCGCGCGACACGCTGTCCCTGCTGCTATCACATTCGTTCTTGGACGGATGGGAAGCGTCCGCCAATTACCAGCGTGTCAGTGCGATGTTCTGGATCGATTCCGGACAAAAGAAAAAGAGCATGCCCGCCATCGATCATTTGAATATAAGGCTTGCTAAACGCATAAATTTCGGCGAATATAGGGGGGAAATTGCCGGCGTCATGCAGAATGTCCTGAGTCATTATCGTGACTACTATTTGGGTAGTACGGCTGGAACACCGGACAATGTTGCACGGCGAGTTGCCTTTTTACAGGTAAAGATCATCCACTGAGTCCTGTTGTGCGCCAAGACTTCAGTTTTCCGGATTGTGCTTACAGCGGCGCCATCAGGAGCAACTGGAGGGCGGTGTTGCGTCAATACGGACATTGGTTGCTGCATGCGGTATTGGTAGCTTTGATTGGAACCGTCAGCACCGGCGCTTTGGCCGAAGAACTGACGGTTCGGCTGGTCGTTGGCAGCGATAGTGCGTTCGCCAGCGAGACGGCGAGCCGCCTGCAAAAACTGCTTGAACAGTCCGCACCCGGTATTGCACTGGAACGAGTGGATATTGCATCCCTGCCAGCCGCTTCATCGACGAGCTCGGCAAGTCTGGTGGTGACGCTGGGTGATGTGGCATGGCAAGCGGCCGCCGCCGTGTCCGCCCGGGATAGTCCGGTGCTGGCCCTGATGCCACGCCACCATGCCTATGAAGCATTGATGAAACGCTCGCCACGCAGTGCTTCGGCGCTTTTTCTCGAACAGCCGATTAACCGCATGCTGAATCTGGTTAGTCTGCTCAAGCCGCGCGACACAAGAGTGGGCGTTGTGCTTGGCCCGGCCACGCAGGGAATGGCATCCAGGTTGCAGGAGGCATCGGGCGAGCGCAAACAGCGATTGCGGCTGGAGACGGTCAGCGAGGAAGCCGCGGTGGGACGGGCATTGGCCCGTGTGATTCAGGATGCGAACATATTGGTTGCCATCCCCGATCCGGTAGTGCATACCGCCAATACCGTGCAATCCATTCTTTTGATGAGCTACCAGGCTGATATCCCGGTGATCGGTTATTCAGCTGCATATCAGCGTGCCGGTGCCATGGTGTCGATATATACAACCCCGGAGCAACTCTCCCGGCAAGCCGCGGAAACGATCATTGCCTGGCGCCAGGGCAAAGGTCTGCCACCAACCCAGGAGCCGAAATATTTCACTATAGGCATCAACACCACTGTGGCGCGTTCGCTCGGGATCGAATTGCCGGACGCCGTCACTCTGGAGCAGAAACTGCGCGTGATGAAGGAATGAGTTCTTTCAATCAAAAAGATGCCAGTGCCGCCTGAGGCGATGATGAATGCGTTGTAATTTATAGCCATTCGGCCATTCGGCGGTTAATCAAAGCCGATACAATAGGATTCCAACGCTTCCGTAAAAATAGCCGTCTTCATGAACCGCCGCCAACGTTTGTCACATTATTAATAGGGGGGAACATGCAATTTGAATGGTGGCAGTGGCTGGTCGGCGCTGTGGCGCTGGCGTTGCTTGAACTCGCCGTGCCTGCCTTTGTGCTGATCTGGTTTGCGCTGGGCGCATTGCTGGTGGCGCTGGCGATGCTCGTTCTGCCTTCGCTGACGCTGACAGCGCAACTTGCCATCTGGCTGGCTGCCTCATTGGCCATGGTTTATTCGTGGTTCAAGGTGTTCAAGCGAGGCTTCCATAAAACAAGGGTTGGTACCGCCGCTGCCAACGTGCTTGGCGAAATCGGGCTTCTGGCTCACGCGGTAGCGCCGTTCGAAAAAGGGGAAGTGCGGTTCCAGAAGCCGCTGCTCGGGGCGGAATCCTGGCCCTGCATAGCGGATAGCGCCATTGCCGCCGGCGAGCGCGTCAAGGTTATTGCGGTTGAGGGCAGCATGCTCAAAGTCGCCAAGGTCTGAACATAAAAGGGGAAATCATGGAAGCCGGATTTACTGTCATCGTTGCGCTGCTGATATTTGCCGTTGTCACTCTTGCCAAGGGGGTGCGCATCGTGCCGCAGGGCGAGGAATGGATTGTCGAACGCCTCGGCAAGTACCACGGCACGCTGCTGCCGGGCCTCAACATCATCCTTCCCTACCTGGATCGCATTGCCTACAAGCTGGTCACCAAGGACATCATTCTCGATGTGCAGGAGCAGGAAGTCATCACGCGCGACAACGCGGTGATCCTCACCAATGCCATCGCCTTCATCAAGGTGACCGACCCGATCAAGGCCGTCTATGGCGTCACCGATTTTTCCGAAGCGATCCGCAACATGATCATGACTACGTTGCGTTCGATCATCGGCGAAATGAGCCTGGACGAAGCCCTGACCAACCGCGACAAGATCAAGGCCCGCTTGCGCGAAAGCATCGCCGACGAAGCCATCGACTGGGGCCTTACCGTCAAGTCGGTGGAAATCCAGGATATCAAGCCATCGGAATCCATGCAGAAAGCCATGGAAGCTCAGGCCTCCGCCGAGCGCGAACGCAAGGCCATGGTGACCAAGGCTGAAGGTATCAAGCAATCAGCCATCCTGCAGTCAGAAGCCAGGCTCGAAGCGGCCCGGCGCGATGCCGAAGCGCAGGTGACGCTGGCCGAGGCGAGCGCTGAATCCATTCGTCGCGTCGCCAGTGCCATCGGCCAGCAGGATGCTCCAATGCGTTACATGCTCGGCGAGAAATATCTTGCCGCCATGGGCAAGCTGGCCGATTCGGCGAATGCCAAGACCATTGTGCTGCCTGCGGATTTGCAGGAGAGCATCAGGGGTATTTTAGGCAGGTCGCGCGAATGAGACTTAACGGAATTTTGTTGGACTGACTATTTGGCGCCGAGGATGATCGTATGGCGAAAGCGTGCCGGAGCATGGGAAAATATAACGGACCAGGCGACAATTACCCAGAAAATCAGCGATCTGGAGGCCTCATGGGTGATCATCAGGCCGTATAGTGCAAGCTTCACAATGACAGCCAGACCCGCAACTTCACGCAGGTGATCGGGATTTCTCCACAGATCAAGGATCAGTATCGCAACTCCTGAACAGGCGACGGCGACAGGAGCATTGAAGGCACCGGCCGGGGCACCGAGCATGCTGGCTCCCAGTGCGATCACCGCAGCTATATGGAGTCCGCGCAGAACGACGTGAGCCCAGCGCCGAATCCTGGAACCTCGAAACGATGTCATGGCTGGCAATGAGGTCCGGGCACGAACTTGACCATGTCGCCGACGCAAACCGTAACGCCGGCGGGTATCGCCGCAACGCCATCCGCCCACACGGCGGACGATATGATGGCCGAATCCTGCGTCGGATAAAGGTCCAGTCCGCCTTCGGCATTGCGCCGCACACGCACGAACTCCATGCGATTGCCCTTTACGCTGTAGCTGAAGTCGGCACGCAACGACTGGGGCGGAGACTCGATCATTGAATAGCCCTGACAACGACGCAAGAACGGCGCAACCAGCGTCAGCAGGCCGCACCACACGGAAACCGGGTTCCCCGGCAAGCCGATGAAGGCAGCTTCGCGACCGTTGTCGCGAACCGATCCGAAGGCGAGCGGCTTGCCGGGCTTGGATGCAATCTTCCAGACATCGATGCGTCCTTCGGCGCGAACGGCGGCAATGACGTGATCCTCGTCTCCTTCCGACATGCCGCCACTGGTAACAATGACATCGGCGCGCGCGGCCGCATTCCGCAGTGCTGCCTGAGTGGCTTCCCTGTTGTCAGGGATGATTCCGAGATCGAAGATATCCACGCCGATGTCTTCGAGAAATCCGCGCATGACATATCGATTGGAGTTGTAGATGTGGCCGGGAGGAAGCGGCTCGCCGGGCGTTGTGAGTTCAGAGCCGGTAAAGAAAATCGCGACACGCA comes from the Georgfuchsia toluolica genome and includes:
- a CDS encoding ABC transporter substrate-binding protein; translation: MRQDFSFPDCAYSGAIRSNWRAVLRQYGHWLLHAVLVALIGTVSTGALAEELTVRLVVGSDSAFASETASRLQKLLEQSAPGIALERVDIASLPAASSTSSASLVVTLGDVAWQAAAAVSARDSPVLALMPRHHAYEALMKRSPRSASALFLEQPINRMLNLVSLLKPRDTRVGVVLGPATQGMASRLQEASGERKQRLRLETVSEEAAVGRALARVIQDANILVAIPDPVVHTANTVQSILLMSYQADIPVIGYSAAYQRAGAMVSIYTTPEQLSRQAAETIIAWRQGKGLPPTQEPKYFTIGINTTVARSLGIELPDAVTLEQKLRVMKE
- a CDS encoding NfeD family protein, with translation MQFEWWQWLVGAVALALLELAVPAFVLIWFALGALLVALAMLVLPSLTLTAQLAIWLAASLAMVYSWFKVFKRGFHKTRVGTAAANVLGEIGLLAHAVAPFEKGEVRFQKPLLGAESWPCIADSAIAAGERVKVIAVEGSMLKVAKV
- a CDS encoding SPFH domain-containing protein, whose amino-acid sequence is MEAGFTVIVALLIFAVVTLAKGVRIVPQGEEWIVERLGKYHGTLLPGLNIILPYLDRIAYKLVTKDIILDVQEQEVITRDNAVILTNAIAFIKVTDPIKAVYGVTDFSEAIRNMIMTTLRSIIGEMSLDEALTNRDKIKARLRESIADEAIDWGLTVKSVEIQDIKPSESMQKAMEAQASAERERKAMVTKAEGIKQSAILQSEARLEAARRDAEAQVTLAEASAESIRRVASAIGQQDAPMRYMLGEKYLAAMGKLADSANAKTIVLPADLQESIRGILGRSRE
- a CDS encoding molybdopterin molybdotransferase MoeA, whose amino-acid sequence is MPFEAAKAALLTSSTPVSETEEIDLAAAFSRALARDLVSPMTVPPFSNTAMDGYALRASDVAFSGTRLPVSQRVTAGDAAKPLPQGSAARIFTGAQIPDGADTVVMQEFCTTDGDSVTINTVPSPGDHVRLIGSAIKTGQIILPAGSRLSAAALGLAASVGIADVTVYRRLRVAIFFTGSELTTPGEPLPPGHIYNSNRYVMRGFLEDIGVDIFDLGIIPDNREATQAALRNAAARADVIVTSGGMSEGDEDHVIAAVRAEGRIDVWKIASKPGKPLAFGSVRDNGREAAFIGLPGNPVSVWCGLLTLVAPFLRRCQGYSMIESPPQSLRADFSYSVKGNRMEFVRVRRNAEGGLDLYPTQDSAIISSAVWADGVAAIPAGVTVCVGDMVKFVPGPHCQP